The genomic window TGTTATCTTTCTGTTTGCTTTGCAGTTTTGTTTTCAGAGAGGAAACAGAATTCTATCAAAGGCGAGAAAGGTACCTACCTTATTTGGTCTGTTCACTCCTTCACTATTAGGATACTGCCATGCCCAGAATGGTTTGAACTATTCTATTATAAAATCTCATCATCTTATTGACTCTCTACCAATACCTGCAGCAAAATTCTGTCTTTATGTGTTTCTTACTTCACATCTGTGTACGTGATGAAGTGGAAAGATTTCTTTCCTAATAAAGATTTGAGGGAGCCTCCTTATTTTGATGGGCGAGTTGTATGCTATCCAAATATGAAAACCATTCATGATTATTTGGCATGGAGGCAAGTGGACTGTAAGCTTCTTAAACTACAGTCAacatttttctagaaaaataatcaTATTCTTATATTGTGCAGTTATGTGTGTTGATGTTCTCTACAATAAAATCATGTTTCCACTCAAAAACAATAAAATCATGTCATGTATGTTATTTACCAAAAGTTGTTGAAACTATGAAGCTTCAGCAACATTAACTAAACATAAGAATATGGTGTATGTATGTGTCACTTCAGTGAGATTTCTATGTCCGGTTGCTTCGCTACTTAAGTAAGTGATCCCATTTAAATGCACATGCAAGCCATCCACATGATCAAGCAACCCTTTCACTTTCTTCCGTTTCCCACCACATGCAAGCCCTCATCAAGCACATGCAAGCCCTCCACGTCATcaatttattttgtgtttttttcagCAACAAATAATTGAACTTGAATGCCACAAGGCAATATAACATGCATCCACCCTCTATTTACCTCTAGGTTTGCTACTATTCATATGGCAAAAATGTGGTGCGGTATTATTCTCATATATTCTAATTTCATGCTATAAATTTCCGCAGCAACGCGCAGGGTGTTATCTAGTTTTAATTAATGGGTGAAAATTACATATTTAATTTTGTGTGTGCCTTTCAGGTCATATAAATAATCATTATAATACATGCTTCTGGATGTTGGTGAAGTCTGGAAAAACTGAAAAAGAGGCACAACAGACATTGAAGGTCATCTGAATTATCTAGGGTTAGAGGTGTCTTTTTGTAGCATTTGTATTTTTCGTCTCTTTAACCGTCTATTTTCTTGTAGGGGACATTTTCTAAGGACAAGAATGAGTTGCTTTCTCAACAGTTCCAAGTCAACTATGAGGATGAACCGGCTATGTTCCGGAAAGGATCAAGTGTTTATCGAGATAAGGTAACACTCTCAAGCATTCAAAAGTTCATTATTATTGACGTTCGTGCTTATTCTCAGTGAAGATTTACATCACAGAAAACATTATTTGCATGATACATACAAATGACCATGATAGCTTCTAGTCATATTTTGTGCCGGAGATATTCTTGCATTTCTGATTTCTCTTCTGGTTTTATTTTGCATATACACATTCTTGCTGTACTTTAGTTTGTATGGATAATTGAAGCACCTTAGTTGCCATTTAATGCCATTTCCTTGTCTGATATTGATCAATGGTTGTGATGAGCAATCAAGTGTGCAGACCTATACTGCATTTCTTTTGTGGGTCTGATTGTTGACTAATGTTAGGGTTCTACATGTTTCTGTAGGTAGAAACAAAGGTGAAAACAGACGACTACGGGAATCCCATAAAAAGAATCCGGCTGGCAATTACAGTGTCAAATCTAGATATCATAGGACCTGAGTTTTGGGAAAAACATCAATACATTCTTCAAGAAGGTTAGTTGAATCATTCTAGTTATAGGTATGCTTCCAGTCCAGCTCCTGTCAACTTTTATTTTAGCTGGACTGGAAGCTTACCTAAAGCTCCTGTCAACTTTGGATATATACATCACCAGTCTAATTGTGTGTCGGGGAAAAAGGAAAATATAGATACGAGTATGTGAAGAAGTTTGACGACATCCGCAGGCTTCCATGTTGTAATTGGATCGTTGTTCGTATCAGCGCCTGCCAATTCGACCAGTGAGGACCCTACTTTCATATTTAAATACATTGCTAAATACATGCGGCAATACATTTAGATACTTATGTTGTCTTACTAACAAGGAGAATTCAAAATTTTCCCCTAGATTCTCGCTGATCCATTCATTTGACAAGCCAAATGATGAGACTGCTTTAAGTTTGATGAACGCTTCTGCTTCTTTGATGATGGAGCAATTCCCTGATATTATCTTTGGTTATGGCTTTAGCAACGAGTACAGGTATGATATGCCCGTGCAACATATCTATTGTTGCATGGAGAGAACTATGGAAAATACAGAGAAAACAAGAATATTTGTTTCCGCATAGCACAATTTTTCCTCCTTCTGTCAGCAGAAGTGATTTGAATTGAATACATTGGCAATATAAGGATCATGTTAAAACTGTAAGCGAAGTGAACCATCCAAAAAAAGCTTAAATATGATGCACTTAAGTTTAGATGGGTGTTTTTTGGTTTGTTTGATGGCAAACCTGAAAATTTGCTGCAAATCAtttaattattttttattgttGCAGCTTTGTGTTCCAGGAGAACACTGAATTGTACCAGAGAAATGAGAGGTAGTTATTAGTTTCAGAATTCCTGCAGTGTGTGCTTTTCAACTGGTCAAGTCTTTGATAAATTATGCAACTTCTTTTGCAGATTAATCCTTTCTTCATGTTCATCATGTTTCACTTCCTTTTACACAATGAAGTGGAAAGAATATTTCCCCAGTAAAGAATTAGTGCAGCCACCTAAATTTGAAGCAGAAGTTCTCTGTTACCCAAAACCAAAGATCGTTTGTGATTATTTGTCCTGGAGGCAAGCAGAATGTGAGTTATTCCTCCTAACATAGCATATCTTTAACTAACCGAAAATGTCAATGGACTTGTCGATAATAGTTCAGCATGAAATATGTGAATTCGTATGTTGTCTGCAGCAGTATGAATGTATTAAATTTGGTGTTTGTAACTTTGTATAGCTCTATGCTGTGATGAATACTTATCAGTGTCCAAGTATCTTTTTATTCAACGATACCCTGTTGCAGGGTGTTGACTCTTCTAGTAGTTAGAACGAACCATAAGAAGAAAATGAGCTGATTTGTTCTACACGCTAATTTGCAGGTCACAACAGGAACCAATACAATACATGCTTTTGGATGTTAGTGAAATCTGGAGAAGATGAAAACAAAGCTAATGAGATACTAAAGGTCTTCTTTCATCATTTAAATGCTTTTTCAGTTCTCGTAATTAATTCTTTAGTTATCTGTGGTCTCTTAACTCTTTAATATTCTCTGAAGGGAACATTATCAAAGGATAAGAACGAGTTGCTTTTTCAacgatttcaaatgaactacaacaaTGAACCCGCTATGTTCCGAAAGGGTTCATGTACTTACCGTCAAAAGGTATCTTGTGCATCATTCACGAATAATTTTCACCAATAATGTTGTTTGTGCTGCCATTGTTATTAGGCAAACCAAAATGACAGTATAGTGATGCTTAAGAAGCAAGACTGACATCACCTAAAGGATCAGAGTAATTTTTCGGTAACTATAACTGAAGAAATGTTCTGGCATTTCGGCCCTTATCCGCAGTTTGTTAAAAAAAACAAGGCCATGTTGCCTGAAAAAGAACTGTGTCTGAGAGATGGGTGGATACATTTTCCAACTGATACTGATCATGAGCAACTTCTTAAACCATTGCATCTGCATGAATAAAGTAAAAGTAAAGTAATGCTGTCCAACAGGCTACAAATCACCCCAAAAAAAATTCGAAACGGAGAAATCACCCAAATTTATAAACCATGCATGTATTACTCTTAAGTGATTAGGTGGAAGTGCTGCCATCATATGAGGAGaagtttttccttcttttttttgttgtGTGCGTTGGAGCAGAAGATGATTCTTAGATCACGTCCGAGTTTCTTTGCTAACGGCTCACTGCAAATGGCTGCAGGTGGAAGTGAGCGGAGATGTCGCGAGAGATGGGTGGGATGTGGCAGTGACCCATGTTGACATGGGGCCTGACTTTTGGAGAAAGCATATTTATATTTTCGACAAATGATGATATTCGTACTTATTCTAGGCCGGTTTGTAGCTCCCATCATCCTCTGGAATTTTGTCTAGAAACATCACTGTTTTGTAGATTGTGTTTTGAGGAATCAACGGGGGGAGAGAGTCTCCACCTTATCTACCGGTTTTATAAGTACTGTACTAGCTACCCTGAACACCtacataactactccctccgtcccataatgtaactagtgtcaaaaaacgtcttatattacgggatggagggagtaactGTTTTATACTTACTCAAGCTTGACCCAAATGGTCAAGGACTTGGCAGCAACCTTATCTACCGGTGCCCTGAAACGGTTACACCATAACTCGAAATCGGAACAAATGTTTGTAATTGCTAGCCGGCTGTCATGGTCTTCATTCCTAAATACGGCAGCATTTCTGGAGTCCCAGAGGATAGTTAAGAGAACTTCTGGTCAGACGCAGGGGTCTAGCCCAGGAGGGGCATCAGCTAGCCAGAGATCTCTTGGCGTCGTGGTGAGAGTGAGAGCTGCAGCCACACATTTGAAGCTTTTGGGCAGGTGATGAAGAGACGCGGCGTGTCTTCGGTTGGGCAAGAACATTGTGGACAGTTACATCAGTGCTGATTCAAGTGGAAGTATCTACGTACATAGCGAGCGGCTTGTTTGATCGCGAAAACCAAACATGGACCGTCTTTCTTTAGCCAAACTTGTCAGCCCAGGAATGATACGAGTTGTACTCTACAACGGCCATCGGTAGGTTGCAATGGTTGGCTAACCGAACAGCACGTAAATCGTCCTTGGCGTTCACCGAAATGCTTGGCCAGAACACACGTATATTCTGCAGGTTCCCTCCCAGGCAATGCCTCTCAACTCAATGCAAGACCGCAAGAGAATCTAGTGGCAGACCGCACCAAATGGCCAACAATTTTAAGCAAAGCCAActgacggacggacggacggacggataATCAGTGCCACTAGAAAGCCACAGGTACCAGCCTAACAGTAGCTCCCTCTGTTTTGTTTCCAGGACAGACTGGAAGAGACACTCTCGACATGTAAACGCAATGCAAGCCGGCGTTGTTACAGGATACATGACATAACTGAGAAATAGATTCCACATCGACAATGACACATCTAAAAAAACTGACAGCATAACAGCATTACTATGGTCACTGAACATTTCAGCAGAAACAATATATCATGGAGTATGTGATCAAGTGCCAGGAATATGTCACAACTTTGGCAAGTAAACAAACTAGACATTGCTGTATATAAAAGCAAGAATACTCCTTGTATTCTGCACTTGCCATCTCTGCATCCACATCTAAAAAGAAACAAAACTGGCAAAAGCTTGGAAACCAAATTCCTTCTCAATCATCTGCAGTCAAGCTGGAGAAAAGGCTCCTTTCCATTTTCCCAATAGGCGCCTCATGCTAGAATCAACAGGAGCAACAACCAGTCGATACCACGCCTTGCAAAACACCTGTAGGAGAACAACCAAGAGAGGAACCGAGATCATTAGGATGTCAAAGTCAGACTCATCTCATAAAAAAAAGGGAAACGGGGGTAATATTTGTCGTCTAGATGGTCATCATCTCAAGTAAAAGGTTTACAACCTCTGGTTTAACATAATATTTTCTAACATTATTGACTAAACTGTCAAGCAGGCAAGCACAGGCAGCCTCAAATAAGATAAGACATGCATGGCCCTCCACCATAATAGACTACAATGACATTAGCAACTAGCACAGATTTACAACTCAGCAAAAGATTAACAGAAACAAGGAAATGGTATCACAGGGCAACAGCTGCAAACATTTCATAGGCCAGTCTGCTTCACTAATTCTTTCTGCAAGGCTACAACTGCACAATGGAACAATACCAGCATGCTTTACCTGACACCATCATGATAAAAATTTGCTAAAAACTATTTTCCCAGGCACAAAAACTACAACAGAATCTAACGTGAAGAATAAAAGGAGCCAGTTCTAGTCTCCTACATAAAGCAAGAGATGGTAGAAaaccactactccctccgttcggaattacttgtctcggaaatggatgtatctagaactaaaatacgtctagatacatccatttttgcgacaagtaattccgaacggagggagtactatgcagTGAGAAGTAGACAAAAATCAAGTACCTCAACAAAGTTCTGTGAGAAGATTAATCTGGGCTTAATTCTGCGCTTCAAACTCCTGCTTGCTCATGAATATTGCAACCGGCTCACCAGGGGAAGGCGGATTCTTGTCCAGCAGAGAAGCATGCTTTCCAGCTTTGGCACGAGCAGCTCCATCAAATGCCGACAGGACCTCAACATGCTCAAGACCCAACTGCCTTCTGATCAGCTCCAGGTTCTCCTCAAGCACATTTATTTCACCAAAAGGAAGCTTCAAATTTAGAGCCTGGGGACCAACATTCCTTGCTTCATCTTTCTTGAACCTGATGAAAGGCATGCAGAGCTTCTGTACTTGTTTGAAACTTGTTTCACGGTCGATGAAGCAGTTCCTCAATGCTTCGTTAATCTCCTCGTCAGGGGCAAAGGAGCGTGCTTGGCTATCAAAATTTGATTGAAGCACCCTCAAACATTGCTCTTTCCATCCATCATAGTGCTCATTGACATATATCAGACCAACTGTGAGCTTGTTTTCTGCTGATGGAGTAGGTGCAGCTCCCTTCTTGGGTTTCTTGGAACCAGACTCCTGCTTCTGAAGCAACTTTCTCATTAAAACAATGGAGTCCTGCAAGTATTTGTTCGCACTTCTTAGAGTAGGATCCGGGGTGCCTGCAACTGGCCAGCCAGCTTTTATTGCAAAACCTTCCTTCTTCAGAATCTTTTGCCACACATGCTCAGCATAGTGGGGACAGATCGGGGTGATAAGCTTGGTCTGGATTTCCATAAACCGCCCCAACAACTCACGGTTCATGCCCGCCGCTCCACAAGAGAGTCTGTACTCATCTCTAGCCAGTTGTAGGTCATAGAAACCAGACTTCAGGGCATCTCTGAACATGAAGGCATTGTAGCTCTTCTCAGTTTCTTTTACAGCAATGTTGATCTCATTAGCAAACACATGGTCAGCATAAGTAGAGGGAGGACCGCCTCTCAAAGAAGATTCAGCAGCTATAACTTCTTCCATCCATGCGATTTCCTTTGTAAGCCTCAAAATAGCAGCATTTGCAGTTTCAGTAACAAAGTTTGCATCGTCCATACCATCGCCAGCATCAGCAAGGGCAAACCTAGTGGCATCCGAGGAATATCTTAGAATAGCCTCCTTAAGAGTTAGGAAGTTCCCTGTGGACTTGGACATCTTCTCAGAGTTAAGCATAAGATGCCCATTGCAACGAAAACCACGAGGCCAATGATGCTCTGGAAGAAGTGCTGTATGATTGTAGATGCTGAATGTCAGATGGTTCTGGATAAGGTCCTTCCCTGATACCCGAATATCAAAGGGGTACCAATACTTGAACTCTTGCTTCATTTTGCTCAAGAGGGCAGGAGAGATGCTGCTATTGGGTGCTGGACCATCACAGAACACATATTCCCATACTTCATCTGTCAATTCTTCAGGCTTGATAGAAGATATTTCTTCTCCATACATGTTACCATTTTGTAAATGATGTGCAATGGTGTAATAAGCCATGTACAGGGTTGAATCTGAAAGAGATTCTACCAGGAACTGCTCATCCCATGGAATGCGAGTACCTAGGCCAAAAGAGCGAGAACATGCCCACTGGTTCAGCCAGCCCAACGTGTGTTCGAATCCGTTACGGGTTTCAGCTGAGAATGTATTCATATTTTCCAAACATTTGACTGCCTTCTGCTTCCATTCAGTTTCGCCGTAAGTTATGTACCACTGATCTGTAAGAGCAACGACACACTCATCGCCGGATCTTGACATGACTTTCTTCTCAGGCTCACTATACAACACAGCAGAGCCTTCTCCAAGAAGCTTATTCTTTATCAGTGGCTTCGCTTCTTGAACCTTTCTACCATCAAACTCCCCTGCAATCATCACTCCATCAGTAAATCCTTTAAGGTATGTCATCCTTTTTGCTtcagcaagcttctccttgtcatTCTGGCTCTTAATCTTAAGATCAAGGCACACCTTCTCAGCTGACTTATCCCCAAACTCAGGTATGTTGATTATTGGTATGATATTAAATGGAAGAACCCACTCATCTTGGACCCCATACTTCTGTCTCAAAGCAGGCTTTGTGATTAAATCTTGCAGTGCCATGTAATCATCTGGGGAATCACTTGGCACACTAGTCACGGTGCCAGTACCTTTATCTGTCAAGATCGTGAGCATGGGAAGTGCATATATGATTTCATTGAATGAAAGAGGAGACTTTAATGGCAACCCAATCAAATCATTGCCAGTAAGCTCAGCTAAGCAGGTGGGCTTTTCTGGGACCCTGGATAGATGCTGATATGCAAGATTAAGGGCTGACCTTGCTGTCACAATGAAGACATCAGTTTCATTGATCTCAAAAGCCCCATAAATCCCATCAGGCAATACCCAACAGTTTGTTTGCCCATACATTGTCTCAGGTCTTAATGTAGCAGCTGCCAGATAAACATTCTTTCCTTCCAAGACCTTCAACTTGGGGGGAAAAGGTGGGATCACCATCATTTTAATCAACACGTATTCTTGTGGCTGCACACCTTCACCTGATGCCCTATCATGATCAGCACAAGGTTGGCCATCCAGTGGTGAGTAGATCGTGTACCTCATATCCTTGACAACTTTGCCCATTTTCTTCAGCTTCCTCATCTGCCAGCGAACAAAAGCATCATAGAAAGGATTCATATCAGTGGTTATGAATGAGCGCCTCCAATCACAACCCAGGCCAAAATCCTTAAGATCTTCCTTTGCCAGCGGAGGGAAGTGGGTCAACCAGTGAGACGGATCCTGAAATTTGGCGATTTTTTCATCTGTCAGTTCAAAGCCCTTCATGATCTCCCACTGGAACTTCTGCATGCCGGTCTTTGCAGCAGCCTTAGATTTCTTACTCTTAAATTGCCCTGGGGCAAGAGCAGCCTGGTCAGCCTGGCTATCATCTGCCACTTGAGCACTTGAATCATCCTCTGCTGCAGGGAACACTGGAGGATTTCCATACTGTTGAATCTCCCTAGCAAGCTTATCAGCTGAGGCCTTGATGGGCATCCCAGTACAATGAAAAGCAAACGGCAAAAGGACATTCGAGCCACGGAGTCTGTGGTATGCAGCACCGAACTCAAGCTTGGATAGTGAGAAGGCGTGACCCAGATGTAGCAATCCATTCATGTAAGGGTACGGAAAATTGCCAAAGAATTTTTCACCAGGGCCAGGAGGTCCATTGCCAGGTTCAGCCTGAAAAACCTTGCTCTCCTCCCAGCAAGTTTGAGCATCTGATTGGATCTTGAGCAAAAGGTCTCTACGTGCATGACTCTTGGGTCCTTCAGTATTTGACGACATTTTCCTGAACGATCAACAAAAAAAAGGTGTCAAAAGGGCAAGCATCTGAATTTAATCTAACTCAGGAATAAATTAATAAATATCTTAGATACATCGAAGAAACATTGTTTTTGGACGAATTGAGTAGTGCAATCTCCTTGAATATCTTGTTTCAAACATAGCTGACAAACTCATGGATAGGAAAGCCATGTGATGAAGCTAATTATATGTAACAGAAACATAATAAGCCATAAGCAAACATCATCAAGCCATCAAACAAAATTAGCCTTCTAATAACAAGCTAATTATGGAGGTCAGGTAAGCTGGTGTTATGTTGCATAGTCTTCTAACAATGTAATGTTTCTTCTGACACTGATATTGTGTGTACCGTGTAGGTTGGTATATTTGATGCAACAAACAGCACAAGAGAAAGAAGATATATGCTAATGGAGATGGCCGGAGAGAACTGCAAGGCAATTAACATTTGTAACCACAGTGGACATGTTTCTTTGACCTTTCCTGTTAAGTATCTTGAGCTAAAATTGATTCACGTGGATGGAAGTTAACATATAATACAGTCACGGCACAGGCAGTTTGTGGCTTTAATTTGCTTTTGTGCATTTGGTACATTTCTACCCTTTGTCGCCCTGGACAATGCTGGCTAACTGAATTCACTTCCTGCAGTATGTCTGGAGACTGGAGCAATATGCAACGATCGAAACATAATCGAAAGGAATGTAAGCCTAAAATTCAGCAAAGTCCTGACTGTGGTGACCAGTTAGAAACCAAAAATCCCTCAAAATTCGCCATGTGCTAGAAAGATGATATTCATGACCTTATTTCTGTGAAAATTTTGCAGGCCGGATCATGAAGCTGGATTGCAGGACTTGCAGAGCCAGGAAGAGAAGCTACGCATCACTTGTGCCAACTACGACCCCACAAACTAGAAGAAGGCCGCCAGATTATACAAAACATAAGAATCAACATCGATCTGCCTGCCCCGAAGCTAAATCACCCGACAGCTAAAGCTCACAGCTTCCCCGTGCAGTCAACCAGTACGAAATTCGTCATCGCATCACTAGCCCATCGAGTCCGCGGCGGCTCCGTTCTACTGTCCTAGCAATCAGTCGGGCGGACGAGCGGGGGGCGGGACAGGATGAGTACCTGATGACGGCGCGCGAGGCAGGGAGCCGCAGCAGCCTCAGGGCGGGGAGCAAACCGGGAGCCAGCAGAatgcgacggcgacggagacgggggAGGAGGAGGCTACGGCTGGAGGGAGGACTAGGGTTTATCCTAGCACACTGTCACGTGGGCCTTGATTGGCGACTTGGCGTGCACGAACCAGATTCAGGCTGGAACGGGCCGCCCAAGGAACTCGATTCACAGGGATTTCACGACGTCGGTTGGACATCGCCGATCTCTCGGCCTCTCCCCCTTTTTTTACCGACAATTTTACCCTTAAGTTTCACACTTTTCACAGGATTTACCTCATTTAAGATAAATTCATTCATTTTACGATATTAACCAATTATTTGCCGGTTTTTATTCCTCTTGAAAAAGCTAATTATTATTTTTTTGCGGGAGAACGCTAATTATTTTTATGAAGCTAAAACTGGCAAATAGTTAATTAAGGCCTAATTTGGTTGCATGGGGAAAGCACCCCAGGGCTCCAATCCTCCACCGGGGATTGCTATGGCCATCGGGGATCCTCTCCTCCTACCACGGGCAGATCATCATGGCAGTTTGGAAGACAGGGTAGAGGGGAGAAGATCACGTTGAGAAAAAAAACGCTAGGCGTAGCGCTCAGGTAGTCGCTGGAGGAGATCGCTAGATGCAACCGCGTGAGTCGTGGCTTTTCTCCCTGAGCTATCTAGGCGTGGATCTCTCGCCCGGGGAAAGGAAGGGGATCGGGGCAGAGTATCCCTAGCGAACGAGCGACCAAACATCCTCGTGGTTTTTCACGGGCCGAGTTTGCCTCGTGGGCTCTGTGCCCTGGTATTTGACGAGGATCCCCCAGGGATCACGGGCTACCAAACTAGCCCTAAATGGAGTAAAATGGCTCTCTTAAATTGAGTAAGTTTTGGCCAAAAACTTGAAACTTGAAGGTAAAAACGGAATTAACGCTAAATCTCTATGCAAAGGATGGCTAGTTCAATGGGATTGCTAACTCTAAGGACCGAATACATTGCATTGTTGGGTGTCCTAGAATTCGATTCCAAATTTTTGATCCTCGAGTTGAATGACATACTGTACAAAGAGATGGCTAAATGGATTACGCGGTTTCCAGTTCATAAAAAAAATATTACAAGGGGTGAATGTATTTCAAAAGTAACAAGATGTACTCCCGCAAAAAGAAAAGTAACAAGATGTTGAAAAACATGCATATGACCTCTTAGGTTGGCGAAATTGCACAAATAGAACAAGCATGGTATTGCAAAGTCATGTCATCTTGAATCATATGGTATACTATTGAATACTGCATGAACTTGCGTGGAAGATTGTCCAACTATGACAAAGTTAAACAAAGATTATTTTTCAAGAGATATCCCCTCTCCCCTTGCGTCGCTCCAGGCCGCCGCCGCGCGAGCCCCCTTCCCTGCTCCcgttcgccgccgctgccgccggccttcgccgcggtggcggcgggccccGCTGCCGAAGGTGGCGGGGGTGCTCTCTCCCTCTCCTAGGGCGGCGCTGGAGGCCTGCCCCGTTGACTGGCACGGCGGCGGCTGTCGGACCAGGCAGGGAGCCGCAGCAGCCTCAGGGCGGGGAGCAAACCGGGAGCCAGCAGAatgcgacggcgacggagacgggggAGGAGGAGGCTACGGCTGGAGGGAGGACTAGGGTTTATCCTAGCACACTGTCACGTGGGCCTTGATTGGCGACTTGGCGTGCACGAACCAGATTCAGGTTGGAACGGGCCGCCCAAGGAACTCGATTCACAGGGATTTCACAACGTCGGTTGGACATCGCCGATCTCTCGGCCTCTCCCCCTTTTTTTACCGACAATTTTACCCTTAAGTTTCACACTTTTCACAGGATTTACCTCATTTAAGATAAATTCATTCATTTTACGATATTAACCAATTATTTGCCGGTTTTTATTCCTCTTGAGAAGGCTAATTATTATTTTTTTGTGGGAGAACGCTAATTATTTTTATGAAGCCAAAACTGGCAAATAGTTAATTAAATGGAGTAAAATGGCTCTCTTAAATTGAGTAAGTTTTGGCCAAAAACTTGAAACTTGAAGGTAAAAACGGAATTAACGCTAAATCTCTATGCAAAGGATGGCTAGTTCAATGGGATTGCTAACTCTAAGGACCGAATACATTGCTTTGTTGGGTGTCCTAGAATTCGATTCCAAATTTTTGATCCTCGAGTTGAATGACATACTGTACAAAGAGATGGCTAAATGGATTACGCGGTTTCCAGTTCATAAAAAAATATTACAAGGGGTGAATGTATTTCAAAAGTAACAAGATGTACTCCCGCAAAAAGAAAAGTAACAAGATGTTGAAAAACATGCATATGACCTCTTAGGTTGGCGAAATTGCACAAATAGAACAAGCATGGTATTGCAAAGTCATGTCATCTTGAATCATATGGTATACTATTGAATACTGCAT from Triticum aestivum cultivar Chinese Spring chromosome 3B, IWGSC CS RefSeq v2.1, whole genome shotgun sequence includes these protein-coding regions:
- the LOC123069455 gene encoding tRNA(His) guanylyltransferase 2 isoform X2; translation: MANSEYEYVKREFEFDRRLPASNWIVVRIDGCHFHRFVFREETEFYQRRESKILSLCVSYFTSVYVMKWKDFFPNKDLREPPYFDGRVVCYPNMKTIHDYLAWRQVDCHINNHYNTCFWMLVKSGKTEKEAQQTLKGTFSKDKNELLSQQFQVNYEDEPAMFRKGSSVYRDKVETKVKTDDYGNPIKRIRLAITVSNLDIIGPEFWEKHQYILQEGKYRYEYVKKFDDIRRLPCCNWIVVRISACQFDQFSLIHSFDKPNDETALSLMNASASLMMEQFPDIIFGYGFSNEYSFVFQENTELYQRNERLILSSCSSCFTSFYTMKWKEYFPSKELVQPPKFEAEVLCYPKPKIVCDYLSWRQAECHNRNQYNTCFWMLVKSGEDENKANEILKGTLSKDKNELLFQRFQMNYNNEPAMFRKGSCTYRQKVEVSGDVARDGWDVAVTHVDMGPDFWRKHIYIFDK
- the LOC123069455 gene encoding tRNA(His) guanylyltransferase 2 isoform X1; translated protein: MANSEYEYVKREFEFDRRLPASNWIVVRIDGCHFHRFSKIHAFEKPNDDNALRLMNACATSMLEKFPDIVFAYGVSDEYSFVFREETEFYQRRESKILSLCVSYFTSVYVMKWKDFFPNKDLREPPYFDGRVVCYPNMKTIHDYLAWRQVDCHINNHYNTCFWMLVKSGKTEKEAQQTLKGTFSKDKNELLSQQFQVNYEDEPAMFRKGSSVYRDKVETKVKTDDYGNPIKRIRLAITVSNLDIIGPEFWEKHQYILQEGKYRYEYVKKFDDIRRLPCCNWIVVRISACQFDQFSLIHSFDKPNDETALSLMNASASLMMEQFPDIIFGYGFSNEYSFVFQENTELYQRNERLILSSCSSCFTSFYTMKWKEYFPSKELVQPPKFEAEVLCYPKPKIVCDYLSWRQAECHNRNQYNTCFWMLVKSGEDENKANEILKGTLSKDKNELLFQRFQMNYNNEPAMFRKGSCTYRQKVEVSGDVARDGWDVAVTHVDMGPDFWRKHIYIFDK
- the LOC123069454 gene encoding leucine--tRNA ligase, cytoplasmic, which codes for MSSNTEGPKSHARRDLLLKIQSDAQTCWEESKVFQAEPGNGPPGPGEKFFGNFPYPYMNGLLHLGHAFSLSKLEFGAAYHRLRGSNVLLPFAFHCTGMPIKASADKLAREIQQYGNPPVFPAAEDDSSAQVADDSQADQAALAPGQFKSKKSKAAAKTGMQKFQWEIMKGFELTDEKIAKFQDPSHWLTHFPPLAKEDLKDFGLGCDWRRSFITTDMNPFYDAFVRWQMRKLKKMGKVVKDMRYTIYSPLDGQPCADHDRASGEGVQPQEYVLIKMMVIPPFPPKLKVLEGKNVYLAAATLRPETMYGQTNCWVLPDGIYGAFEINETDVFIVTARSALNLAYQHLSRVPEKPTCLAELTGNDLIGLPLKSPLSFNEIIYALPMLTILTDKGTGTVTSVPSDSPDDYMALQDLITKPALRQKYGVQDEWVLPFNIIPIINIPEFGDKSAEKVCLDLKIKSQNDKEKLAEAKRMTYLKGFTDGVMIAGEFDGRKVQEAKPLIKNKLLGEGSAVLYSEPEKKVMSRSGDECVVALTDQWYITYGETEWKQKAVKCLENMNTFSAETRNGFEHTLGWLNQWACSRSFGLGTRIPWDEQFLVESLSDSTLYMAYYTIAHHLQNGNMYGEEISSIKPEELTDEVWEYVFCDGPAPNSSISPALLSKMKQEFKYWYPFDIRVSGKDLIQNHLTFSIYNHTALLPEHHWPRGFRCNGHLMLNSEKMSKSTGNFLTLKEAILRYSSDATRFALADAGDGMDDANFVTETANAAILRLTKEIAWMEEVIAAESSLRGGPPSTYADHVFANEINIAVKETEKSYNAFMFRDALKSGFYDLQLARDEYRLSCGAAGMNRELLGRFMEIQTKLITPICPHYAEHVWQKILKKEGFAIKAGWPVAGTPDPTLRSANKYLQDSIVLMRKLLQKQESGSKKPKKGAAPTPSAENKLTVGLIYVNEHYDGWKEQCLRVLQSNFDSQARSFAPDEEINEALRNCFIDRETSFKQVQKLCMPFIRFKKDEARNVGPQALNLKLPFGEINVLEENLELIRRQLGLEHVEVLSAFDGAARAKAGKHASLLDKNPPSPGEPVAIFMSKQEFEAQN